A single region of the Dromaius novaehollandiae isolate bDroNov1 chromosome 27, bDroNov1.hap1, whole genome shotgun sequence genome encodes:
- the IKBKE gene encoding inhibitor of nuclear factor kappa-B kinase subunit epsilon isoform X1, which produces MQSTPNYLWHTEDVLGQGATACVYKARNKKSGELVAVKVFNNASYLRPQEVQMREFEMLRKLNHKNIVKLFAVEETGTSKQKVLVMEYCSSGSLLNVLEDPANAFGLSESEFLIVLQCVVAGMNHLRENGVVHRDIKPGNIMRLMGEDGQSIYKLTDFGAARELDDDEKFVSVYGTEEYLHPDMYERAVLRKPQQKAYGVTVDLWSIGVTFYHAATGSLPFIPFGGPRRNKEIMYKITTEKPPGAIAGVQRQENGTIEWSYELPATCRLSAGLKVQLIPILANILEADQEKCWGFDQFFAETSDILHRIVVDVFSLQQASLHRVYIHSHNTTTKFLDAVFKQTNIPPHHQEYFFEGHLYELDPNLQAHSFCKTTENSPLTLLSTEPEDPVGVRYRDPALEFPKFVPKVDVVADCGTAKSAVGAAHQTLWIARSLLRCQELVLRGLHWVAGSLKTECSRILEQRRGALSLLTCLQLTEGKTRALYETLSGDGGTPALKELSGVKARLQAVVEDLSQCSHDVFDYQGLLDGILAELAKHRQQAQEDKSIRQIECCLEKMQLIHKQFKKARTCLRLGYNEEQIHKLDKVNLGHLARKVLLIFQDDCVQKYQEVLALHGSRMRKVCEIKKHLKRLSNCISACGVAMTECQDCLQHALDKFLQTVPPEKRHLAPVPSPAQLNQARHDMAFRMQELLEQMKSVTCDLQFNNSVIERLSGAAPAPGI; this is translated from the exons ATGCAGAGCACCCCCAACTACCTCTGGCACACTGAGGACGTCCTGGGCCAGGGAGCCACGGCCTGCGTGTACAAGGCGCGCAACAAG AAATCAGGAGAGCTGGTTGCTGTGAAGGTCTTTAATAATGCCAGCTACCTCAGGCCACAGGAGGTTCAGATGAGGGAGTTCGAGATGCTGAGGAAGCTGAACCATAAGAACATCGTCAAGTTATTCGCCGTGGAGGAGACG GGAACCAGCAAGCAGAAGGTGCTGGTGATGGAGTACTGCTCAAGCGGGAGCTTGCTGAACGTGCTGGAAGATCCAGCCAACGCCTTCGGCTTGTCCGAGTCGGAGTTTCTCATAGTGCTGCAGTGCGTTG TGGCAGGGATGAACCACCTCCGTGAGAACGGCGTTGTCCACAGAGACATCAAGCCTGGGAACATCATGCGACTGATGGGAGAAGATGGGCAGAGCATCTACAAATTGACAGATTTTGGGGCTGCCCGAGAGCTGGATGACGATGAAAAGTTTGTGTCCGTCTATGGGACGGAGGAATATCTT CACCCAGATATGTACGAGAGAGCAGTTCTGCGGAAACCTCAGCAGAAGGCCTATGGTGTGACTGTGGATCTGTGGAGCATCGGGGTGACCTTCTACCATGCTGCCACCGGCAGCCTCCCCTTCATCCCCTTTGGCGGACCTCGCAGGAACAAAGAAATCAT GTATAAAATTACCACGGAGAAACCTCCCGGAGCCATCGCGGGGGTCCAGAGGCAGGAGAACGGGACCATCGAGTGGAGCTACGAGCTGCCCGCCACGTGCCGGCTCTCTGC GGGGCTGAAGGTTCAGCTGATACCAATTTTGGCTAATATCCTGGAGGCAGATCAGGAGAAATGCTGGGGATTTGACCAGTTTTTTGCAGAAACCAGTGACATTTTGCACAGGATCGTGGTTGATGTCTTCTCCCTGCAGCAGGCTTCCTTGCACCGTGTTTACATCCACTCCCACAACAC taCCACCAAGTTTTTAGACGCTgtattcaaacaaacaaacatacctCCTCACCATCAAGAATATTTTTTTGAAGGCCATCTGTATGAACTGGATCCTAACCTACAAGCTCATAGTTTCTGCAAGACCACGGAGAACAGCCCTCTGACCCTGCTGAGCACCGAGCCGGAGGACCCGGTAGGAGTGAGATACAGAGACC CGGCGCTCGAGTTCCCCAAGTTCGTCCCCAAGGTGGATGTCGTCGCGGACTGCGGCACGGCCAAG AGCGCCGTGGGCGCCGCGCACCAGACGCTGTGGATCGCCCGCTCGCTGCTGCGCTGCCAGGAGCTCGTGCTCAGGGGGCTGCACTGGGTCGC TGGCAGCCTGAAAACCGAGTGCTCGAGGATTTTGGAGCAGAGACGAGGAGCCCTTTCGTTGCTCACCTGCCTGCAGCTTACGGAGGGGAAGACCCGCGCGCT GTACGAGACCCTTTCTGGGGACGGCGGGACGCCGGCGCTGAAGGAGCTGAGCGGGGTGAAGGCACGGCTGCAGGCG GTGGTGGAGGATCTCTCGCAGTGCTCCCACGACGTCTTTGACTACCAGGGGCTGCTGGACGGCATTCTGGCTGAGCTggcaaagcacaggcagcaagcCCAGGAAGATAAAAG CATCCGGCAGATCGAGTGCTGCCTGGAGAAGATGCAGCTCATACACAAGCAGTTCAAGAAGGCCAGGACGTGTCTGC ggcTGGGCTACAACGAGGAGCAAATACACAAGCTGGATAA GGTGAATCTAGGACACTTGGCCAGGAAGGTTCTGCTGATTTTCCAGGACGACTGCGTGCAGAAGTACCAGGAGGTCCTGGCTCTCCATGGGAGCAGAATGAG GAAAGTCTGTGAGATAAAGAAACATCTGAAGAGGCTCAGCAACTGCATCAGCGCCTGCGGCGTGGCGATGACGGAGTGCCAGGACTGCCTGCAGCAC GCTTTGGACAAGTTTCTCCAAACGGTCCCGCCGGAGAAACGGCATTTGGCCCCGGTCCCTTCGCCTGCTCAGCTGAACCAGGCACGCCACGACATGGCTTTTAG GATGCAGGAGCTCCTGGAGCAGATGAAATCCGTCACCTGCGACCTCCAGTTCAACAACAGCGTCATCGAGCG GTTAAGCGGGGCTGCTCCCGCGCCGGGTATCTGA
- the IKBKE gene encoding inhibitor of nuclear factor kappa-B kinase subunit epsilon isoform X2, with translation MREFEMLRKLNHKNIVKLFAVEETGTSKQKVLVMEYCSSGSLLNVLEDPANAFGLSESEFLIVLQCVVAGMNHLRENGVVHRDIKPGNIMRLMGEDGQSIYKLTDFGAARELDDDEKFVSVYGTEEYLHPDMYERAVLRKPQQKAYGVTVDLWSIGVTFYHAATGSLPFIPFGGPRRNKEIMYKITTEKPPGAIAGVQRQENGTIEWSYELPATCRLSAGLKVQLIPILANILEADQEKCWGFDQFFAETSDILHRIVVDVFSLQQASLHRVYIHSHNTTTKFLDAVFKQTNIPPHHQEYFFEGHLYELDPNLQAHSFCKTTENSPLTLLSTEPEDPVGVRYRDPALEFPKFVPKVDVVADCGTAKSAVGAAHQTLWIARSLLRCQELVLRGLHWVAGSLKTECSRILEQRRGALSLLTCLQLTEGKTRALYETLSGDGGTPALKELSGVKARLQAVVEDLSQCSHDVFDYQGLLDGILAELAKHRQQAQEDKSIRQIECCLEKMQLIHKQFKKARTCLRLGYNEEQIHKLDKVNLGHLARKVLLIFQDDCVQKYQEVLALHGSRMRKVCEIKKHLKRLSNCISACGVAMTECQDCLQHALDKFLQTVPPEKRHLAPVPSPAQLNQARHDMAFRMQELLEQMKSVTCDLQFNNSVIERLSGAAPAPGI, from the exons ATGAGGGAGTTCGAGATGCTGAGGAAGCTGAACCATAAGAACATCGTCAAGTTATTCGCCGTGGAGGAGACG GGAACCAGCAAGCAGAAGGTGCTGGTGATGGAGTACTGCTCAAGCGGGAGCTTGCTGAACGTGCTGGAAGATCCAGCCAACGCCTTCGGCTTGTCCGAGTCGGAGTTTCTCATAGTGCTGCAGTGCGTTG TGGCAGGGATGAACCACCTCCGTGAGAACGGCGTTGTCCACAGAGACATCAAGCCTGGGAACATCATGCGACTGATGGGAGAAGATGGGCAGAGCATCTACAAATTGACAGATTTTGGGGCTGCCCGAGAGCTGGATGACGATGAAAAGTTTGTGTCCGTCTATGGGACGGAGGAATATCTT CACCCAGATATGTACGAGAGAGCAGTTCTGCGGAAACCTCAGCAGAAGGCCTATGGTGTGACTGTGGATCTGTGGAGCATCGGGGTGACCTTCTACCATGCTGCCACCGGCAGCCTCCCCTTCATCCCCTTTGGCGGACCTCGCAGGAACAAAGAAATCAT GTATAAAATTACCACGGAGAAACCTCCCGGAGCCATCGCGGGGGTCCAGAGGCAGGAGAACGGGACCATCGAGTGGAGCTACGAGCTGCCCGCCACGTGCCGGCTCTCTGC GGGGCTGAAGGTTCAGCTGATACCAATTTTGGCTAATATCCTGGAGGCAGATCAGGAGAAATGCTGGGGATTTGACCAGTTTTTTGCAGAAACCAGTGACATTTTGCACAGGATCGTGGTTGATGTCTTCTCCCTGCAGCAGGCTTCCTTGCACCGTGTTTACATCCACTCCCACAACAC taCCACCAAGTTTTTAGACGCTgtattcaaacaaacaaacatacctCCTCACCATCAAGAATATTTTTTTGAAGGCCATCTGTATGAACTGGATCCTAACCTACAAGCTCATAGTTTCTGCAAGACCACGGAGAACAGCCCTCTGACCCTGCTGAGCACCGAGCCGGAGGACCCGGTAGGAGTGAGATACAGAGACC CGGCGCTCGAGTTCCCCAAGTTCGTCCCCAAGGTGGATGTCGTCGCGGACTGCGGCACGGCCAAG AGCGCCGTGGGCGCCGCGCACCAGACGCTGTGGATCGCCCGCTCGCTGCTGCGCTGCCAGGAGCTCGTGCTCAGGGGGCTGCACTGGGTCGC TGGCAGCCTGAAAACCGAGTGCTCGAGGATTTTGGAGCAGAGACGAGGAGCCCTTTCGTTGCTCACCTGCCTGCAGCTTACGGAGGGGAAGACCCGCGCGCT GTACGAGACCCTTTCTGGGGACGGCGGGACGCCGGCGCTGAAGGAGCTGAGCGGGGTGAAGGCACGGCTGCAGGCG GTGGTGGAGGATCTCTCGCAGTGCTCCCACGACGTCTTTGACTACCAGGGGCTGCTGGACGGCATTCTGGCTGAGCTggcaaagcacaggcagcaagcCCAGGAAGATAAAAG CATCCGGCAGATCGAGTGCTGCCTGGAGAAGATGCAGCTCATACACAAGCAGTTCAAGAAGGCCAGGACGTGTCTGC ggcTGGGCTACAACGAGGAGCAAATACACAAGCTGGATAA GGTGAATCTAGGACACTTGGCCAGGAAGGTTCTGCTGATTTTCCAGGACGACTGCGTGCAGAAGTACCAGGAGGTCCTGGCTCTCCATGGGAGCAGAATGAG GAAAGTCTGTGAGATAAAGAAACATCTGAAGAGGCTCAGCAACTGCATCAGCGCCTGCGGCGTGGCGATGACGGAGTGCCAGGACTGCCTGCAGCAC GCTTTGGACAAGTTTCTCCAAACGGTCCCGCCGGAGAAACGGCATTTGGCCCCGGTCCCTTCGCCTGCTCAGCTGAACCAGGCACGCCACGACATGGCTTTTAG GATGCAGGAGCTCCTGGAGCAGATGAAATCCGTCACCTGCGACCTCCAGTTCAACAACAGCGTCATCGAGCG GTTAAGCGGGGCTGCTCCCGCGCCGGGTATCTGA